Below is a genomic region from Candidatus Poribacteria bacterium.
AGTAGGAAAAGGAGATGTGATTGATCATTGCTATTGATGTCCGCTTCCTGTATCCTTTCGATTAACGCGCGAGTTGTTCTTAACCCACTTACGAGATGAGGGACAATCGTCCAAGGCTGACGGGCATCGTAGGCACTGACAGCAGCATCAACACTATTCTGAAGTTGTGCAAACTCCGCATTCAGAGTAGGGATGTTGGCGAGTTTCGCCATGCCCGAAATCGTTGTGTCGAGTCCATCAAATAACGTGTTTTCAGACTTTGGTTGCTCGGATAGGGTTGTGTCTACTAAGCGCAATTCCGAAACCGAAGAACCCTTGGACGCGCGCGTCTGTCCGGCACCTTGTGAGCGTTGGTAGCTAAGCCCTTGGCGTGCAATCTGGGAGTATGAAAGCCCCAATAAGGCGTTGTATTCGCCTGTGTCAATTTTTAATACAGGCACATCACCGGTATCGTTGCTGCGTCGCCATCTGGAACGTGAAATATAAAGTTTCTTCGGTTGCCACGCGTGTAGTCCTGCGGAAAGGTGTTCCGGGAACCGGTTGGCATCGCCTGCGACACGGAACGCCTCTTTGGTCACAACGCCGGATGCTTGATGGTGCCCGTGTCCATCTTGACGATTCCCTTGATACCGAGCGATGATAACATCGGGACGGTAGAGACGAATCAGGCGGACCATATCTTCCAAAAGCATCTCATAGTCCCATTTTTCCAGAGTTTCATCGAGTCGCTTGGAATAACCGAAATCAACAGCACTGCTGAAAAAGAGGTCTATACCGTAGTAGCGGACAGAGGCAAGGTGTTCCTCCGTTCGGACGATACCCAACGCGTCGAATAATTCGGACCCAATGAGGTTCGCGCCCCCTTCACCCCGCGTGGTTGAATATAATCCCGTTCTGATACCACGGGCACGACTGAGCCATGTCAACAACGCGCCGTTTTCATCGTCGGGGTGCGCGACGGTGTGTAGGACGGTGGCAGTTGTCTGTAGGCGTTGCAAAGCACGCCAAACTTCCGAAGCGTTCGTTGTGCCTGCCATTTCTCCTGTGTCTGCCATAGCCGTGTCCCTTCCTATTGTTCCGAGCAGTGCGAAAATCAAAATTGATATTACAACTTTTCTGAACATTAGAAAATTCTCCAATCCTATCGGTTTTGTGCCTTTCTATCAGGGGAGGGCATCGCGGAGCATCGCCACACTCTGTGGAACCCCGATATTTGCATGCGCCTTCCCTTCAAATTCAATGGATATGTATCCCTGAAATCCAGCATTTCTTAGAATGTTGATTATTTTAGCATAGTCCAACTCTAATGTATACCATTCACCACCGCCGTAATAGGTTTTGGCGTGAACAAGCACCGCTTCATCGGCGATCTGTTCCAGTTTTTGGTATGGATCTGAGAGGAAATTACCACAGTCCATTGTCACCTTCAACCATTCTGAATCAATGGCAGAAACGATACGATTGACCCCTTCAGGTGTGCATGTTAATCCCCAGTGGTTTTCGAGTCCGAGGACGACCCCATATTTTTCGGCATCTGGAAGACATTTTTCGATGGAGGCGATGACCCATTCAAATGCCTCATCTTCTGTGTGTCCGGGAAGTGTCGGTTCTTGCCCTTCAGTTTTCATCAGTTCATTGAAGGAAGGGACGGTGCCCCACCGTCCTGAGTTGAGGCGAATCGCCGGGATACCGAGTTCGTGTGCTAATCGGATGCAATGGATGGTATGATTGATGTTTTTTTGTCGTGTTGCCTCGTCTGGCGAGACGAAGCCTTGATGGATGGAGAGTGCGTAGAGATCGAGTCCATGAATGAAAGCGAGCCGTTTGAGTTTCTGAAGATACGGATTCGCTTCCGATGCCATCTGTTGATGTAGGATTTCAACGCCATTGAGTTCAAGCCGCGCGGCTTCCTCAATGACGTGCTCAATGGGAACGCGTTCAGACTTGAAATGCCAATAGGAGTAAGTGGATACACCGAGTTTCATTTATCACCTCATTTAGAGTATTTGTGCGCTATATGATAGCATAACTCGGAATTCAAATCCACTTTTTTGTCGGTTATCAGTCCGGGCCTGGGGGTCCAAAATTGGGCGAAAAAGCGGAAACTAAATAGTCCTCCTATATCGTCAATGCTGCTTGAGTCTGCCCCACGGCACTATTTGCTTTTCTGTGCTCGGTGAAACGGGCAAGAATGCCTCCGGCACCCATTCCGGATGCAAACCCAGTGACAACTCATTTACTATTTCAATGGGGTCGCTGAGTCCACCTGCAGCCTTTACAAGGTGGATGGCACTATCTCCAAAGATTTCATCGACGGGGAGTGCTTCACCGGGTCCCGGCAGCCGCACTATTCTTTGGAAAGCATAGGCAATCCATTGTCCATCAGGTGACCATGCGGGATTACTCGCCCATTCACGTGCCCCTAATCGCGTCAGTTGGCGAAGGTTATTCCCATCTATATCAATGACGAGGATATTCTTGGTTTCATTTTCCAAACTCGTTGTCGCATAGGCAATCTGTTTGCCATTGGGAGACCATGTGCATCCCGCTAACGCACCTTTTCCCAGTTTTCTCAATCTTCCACCATCGGCAGTCATCACATAGATCAAAAAATTGTCCGCCCTATGCTCCGGTCCTTGATAGGAGGTAAAGGCGATCCATTGGCTGTCTGGCGACCAAGTAGGATTTGTATTGTCCCCTTTTTTTGTCAACTGTTTCAGATTTGATCCATTTGCATTGATTCTATAGATCTGCCGATCCCCGGTTCGATCGGAGACAAAGCCAATCCACTTCCCATTAGGCGACCAAGCAGGAGAATAGTTCCGTCCTGGATGGTCTATCAACCGACGCGATTCCTTGCTCTGGAGGTCCATTACGTGGATAGTGGTTTTCCCTATTTCTCTGGATACGTATGCAAGAAAGCGACCATCAGGTGACCAAGCGTGCTCGCCCCCTTTTTTTGCGTTATTGGTGTCAAGTTTTCGTAGATCCTGACCTGTGCTATCAATGAGATAGAGATCAGCAGTCCCTTCGTGTTCGGAGATAAAGGAAAGTGCCTGAACCCTGGCTTGTGCATTTTCGGTCAAAAGGCTACTGCTTACTAACAACGCGATACCTAACATCACGTAAACCTGTATCTGTTTTAGTGTCATGAGGAGCTCCTTCGCGCCTTTTCGGTGGGACGCGGCTATTGGTTCTTAGGTTTATCCGACCCCGCCGCTGCCACCAACTTCTCTAAATTCGCCTGTCTACCTTCGCGAGAGATCAACTTATGGTTGGCTTCATGGGCGATCAACGTACCATCTCTATCAATAAGCCACCGGGCTGGAATAGATTTAACGTTATGCTGTTTCACAAGCGGACACTGTCGTTCTTTCCCACTGTAAATTTGCTGCCAGCGGATGTCGTTTTCCTTGAGGTAGTTTCGGAGCTTCGTTTCATCCGTGTCGAGGCTAATCCCAATGACCGCAAATCCCTGGTCTTTATAGGTGTCGTAAATCCTTTTGACATTCAGTATATCACTGATGCAGAAACTGTTCCAAACCGCCCAAAAATCGAGTAAGACGACTTTCCCGCGATGTTGCTGGAGCGAAATCGGTTTGCCATCAAGGTCTGTTGCGGAAAAATTGGGAACAGGTTTTCCAAGCAACGCCAACGGAGGCGTAACCTTGCTGCGGTATTCCATTGCGAGTTCGGTGTTGCCTAATTCTTCATGAATCTCAGCAATAAGGCTTTTAGGGTTGAAGAAAATTTTGAAACGCTCAATAAGTTGATCTATGTCGTTTTCCCGTCCAGCTTTAATATAGAGACGAATAAGTATGCGGTAGATATAGAAAAAACTTTCATTATCTGGGTGTTGCTGAAGCCGCGCTTCCAAATCGGCGATAGATTTTTCAATGTTTGCCTCGTTGGGTTTTTTGCTCGGCTTTTGTGCCGCAACTTCCACCCCCGCAGACGACTTTAACAGTTCTAAATACCGAGGTATCCGCTCACTACGAGGCAGGTAGTACGGATGAAACAGACTCATATTGTGTAGATGTCCGAGCACTTCCAAGTCGGGGGTCAGTGTCAGAATGTCCACAGAATCGGTGTAATGTTGTCGGAGTTTCGTTGCCAAGGCAGCAGCTGATGCCCCTTTAGTGCCCGCCTGCAGCTCAGGTAACTCTCTAAGCAAAACCCAAACATTCACAAAGTGCGTGTTGAGCAACTTAATAATTTTCGGTGAGGAGAGCGGACCCGCTCTCAAACTTTTGCCCGACCCTCAGCACGATTCATCGTCGAGTACACCGAATAAAAGGACTGCATGAATCGGGCGATTCGATGCTTTCGCGCGTTCAACCGCATCTTCAATCGGAGTCCATTCAATTTCAAAGAACTTGTAGAACGCATCCTGAAACTTCCTCTCAACTTCTTCCGCAGTGATAGCCGTTTCCCAAGCAATCGATTTTGGCTGCGTCTCTGATAAACTGCAGAGTTCCATACGAGGAACAAATCCTATATCGGCGGTTCTAAAGGCTACGATATCTACATTGCTGTTGCGGGGTGGAAGCGATAGCGTCCATTGACAAATCGTTCCACTCTTGCGGTTGATGACGAGATGTCCAGCAAATTGGGCTGGGCTAAAGCGAGCACCGATGGACGCATCCAGTATGAAGCGGGCGTGGATTCGGAAGGTGATCTCAGCATATTCAGGCGAAAGTGCCCGTAAGCACGCCTTTGCACCGTTCTGACCGTGTCTGAGATTCATTGTTGCGCCTGAATGAAACTGTTGGAGAAAGGGAAGAATCCCCTCCGGCTCCAAGTCCCAGACATCCCCGACGTTAGCCGTTGATGGTGGAAGGAAGACTTGGAAATCCGTTGTGCTGTAGTTCTTCAGTGGATGTGCAGGTCCGGGGTTGAATAACTTTAGCCACTGTTTCCATGTCATATCCACCGGTTCTTGCCACTGTGCCTTGGATCGATTAAACTTTTCTTCTGTTGCCCACTGCAGGTTATTCGCTGTGTTCTCAATCGGATCCCAATGTGCTTGCACTGGAACAGTTGCTGAAGTGCTTAGCACGTTACGACGGTCTATCATTATCTCCACTCCCATTGTTGGAACGATTTATGGTGAAGTATACAATTACTTAGACATTGGGAGGCGAGGTTAGGAACCTCGCCAGCGATGGTGCGATTTTCTATAGACATACCACTTTTCGGATTTTACTATAAACACCCAAAACCTATTAGGCAGCAACTTGGGATACCATAGTAAACATCCTATCGGTCTTCCGGTTTATCCTTGAGTGCTTCCACCACAAGCCGTTCTAAATCTTCACCTCTGGCTTTATGCGAAATTAATTTGCCATCTCTATCAATAAGCCACGGTGCTGGAATACCACGGATACCGTATTGCCGGACCAGAGAATCTTCACCCCTTGCTCTATCGAAAATTTGCCGCCATTGGATGTTGTTCTCCTTAATGTAGTCCCGCAGTTTCGGTTCCTCATCATCAAGACTGACCCCGATAATATCAAAATCTTGGTCTTTATAGGTATCGTAGACTTTCTTGACGTTGGACATTTCTGCGATGCACGGACCACACCAAACCGCCCAAAAATCGAGCAAAACGACTTTTCCGCGGTAGTCTTGCAACGAGATCGGATTCCCATCGAGATCAATTGCGGAAAAGTCAGGCACCGATTTTCCCCACAATTCATATTTAGGATCAGCCTTGCGGTCATACACGTCAGCAAGCTCAGTATTTCCTAATCTCCTATAGATGTAGGCAAGTCTCGCATGGATAGGTTGTGCATCAGGAAGCTGCTGCTCCGCCTCCTTAAAAATCTCAAGCATTTCCTCATATCGCTCGGCTCTCGCAAGCACTTCGAATAGCATTCGATAATAATCAATGTCTGTTGTCTTGTATGACTTGAGACGCTCAACGATGGCGTTTGCAGATTGTTCGTTTCCTACTTTAGTATAGAGACTGATAAGCCGCGGATAGATTTCAAAGAAACGAGGGTCATCTGGGTGTCGTTCAAGTGTCTCTTCAAGAGCAGTGATAGCTGCTTCGGGACTACCATATATCTCTTCCGATGTGTACACACCCGATGACCAAAATACTTTAAAAGCGAAACTCAAGTTTAGAACCGTAAACGCTTGATTCTTATGATGCCGACAACGAGCCAGGGGTATAACGTCCCCATACACTACACGTTCTTCACTTTTCATTGCTCTATATTCAGGGTGAAACTGGTACCCATAACTTACCGGCATTTTCGGGTCCGCGTTGCTTGTAAAGATTGGTTTGCCACCCAATTCATCTGCCGGACACAGCAAGAGATTCGCATCTGGCAAATACTTCGGATGCAGTTCCGATAGCCACTCTGGAAAATCGCCGTGTTCTTTCTTATAGGCTTCAACCGCCTTGCCAATTGCAACCAAATTTTGTGTGCAGATTTCAATGTTTTTCTGGCTCTGTGCCTCGGTGAGATCTTCACTCGGCTTTTCTGCAGGTGTATCTGCGTTCGCAGAAGCCATTAGTAAACTCAGGATCATCGCTACAGTCAAAATTGCTTTCATTTCAGTATTCTCCTTTTCAAATTTCTTATGAAATAGTATTGAATATTTCCCGCATCTGCGAGAATTGACTATTCACGCGCTTCCAAAAATAGTTTCTGGAATTTAGCAACGACACTGCTTGCCACGTTTCCTAAATCATTTTTAGGGAATAGGTACAAACCTGCTTGAGAATGTTCAATCAGGTTTACTGTGAGATCGTTAACGCGTTCCCAATTTGACACAGCAACATCCGGTTTGAGAATACTATTGTCAAAATAATCAATATACTGAACACAGGCAACAATATTACCGGTTTTTCGCCTATCTTCGCCAACTCGTGCTTCGACGAGAACGATGGATACCACATAAGATACACCCTTCTCAATCTCCAAAACAGCAGTTATATTTTCGGCTCTACTAAAGGCTTCAAGAAAATGTTCCTCTACTAAAGGTTTAAGTTCCTCGTCCCCTGCAATATCAAGAAAGATTTTGATGTTCCCGGAATGTTCTGGAAATTCTTGGACAGGTATGCTTTCTAATGAGATTGCTATGAAACTTAGCATTACGCTAACTGCCAGAAAAAGTATCAAAAACCGTTTCATTTTGTTCCCCTTTGTCAATTTCGGCTATTCATTCGCGGTCTTATCCTTGAGTGCTTCTATTACAAGTCGTTCTAACTTCATCCCTCTGGCTTCGCGTGAGATGAGTGTGCCATCTCTATCAATAAGCCACGGTGCGGGAATGGAACGAATATGATACTGTTGGACAAGAGGACTTTTCCATTTTTGTCCGCTGAAAATTTGCCGCCACTGGATTTCATTCTCCTTGAGGTAGTTTCGCAGTCTCGTTTCATCCGTGTCAAGGTTAACCCCGATGATGTCAAATCCCTGGTCTTTGTAGGTATTGTAAACCCGTTTCACGTTTGGCATTTCCGCGAGGCAGAAACCGCACCAGATTCCCCAGAAGTCGAGTAAGATGACTTTCCCGCGATATTGTTGGAGCGAGATCGGTTTTCCATCAAGGGCAGTTGCAGAGAAGTCAGGCACAACTTTCCCAACAAGTTCCGACATCGGATCCGCCTTTTGCCGATATTCCGCGGCGAGATCGGAATTACCGAATTCCTCATGGATTCGAGCGAGCTCCGCAAGGGCATAGCGATTGTTTGGATGCCGTTTCTCAAATTTCTCGAAAACCGCAAGCACTTCTTCATCCCTGTTTGCCATCTCAAGCATCCTGCTGAGAAGAAAATGTGCCTGAAGATCGTCGGGTTTTATAGCAGATTTGAAACGATTAATAAGTCTGTTGGCATCTTCCTGCCGTCCAACTTCAATATAGAGACGGACAAGCGAAGAGTAGAGATGAAAGGCAAGATGGTTGTCCAGTTGTCGTTCCTGTTGTTGTTGAAGGCCCGCTTCTAAGGCGATGATGGTTTCTTCAGGTGTTCCATACATCTCTTCCGGTGTCTGTTCCCAGACATTGGATGACTGGTAAACCTTCAAGGAAAAACTCAGGTTTAGACAAGCAAACGATTGATTCGTATGATGTCGGCAACGAGCGAGTGGTATGACATCGCCATATATAGCGAGGTTTTCCCGCGTTCTTTCTCGATACCCAGTGTGAAACTGGTAGCCATAACTCACAGGCATCTTCGGATCCGCGTTGATAAGAAAAAGTGGCTTGCCACCTTTGGTATCCGCCGGACAAAGTAGGTTGTTTGCATCTGCCAAGTATTTCGGGTGAAGATCTGAGAGCCACTGGGGAAAATCGTTGTGTTCTTTCTGGAAGGCTTGAATCGCCTTACCAATCGCAAGCAAATTTTGGGTGCAGATTTCAGTGTGTTTCTCGTCCTGGTCCAAACCTGAGGCTTGTGAATGTGCTTCAGATTTCGATAGCAATTCCTCTGGGGTCGGTTGCGAATTGGATGTCCCCTGAATTTGTTGGTGCAGCACCTCTTCTGTGTTCGCTGCTTGTGTTAAACGCATCGTTCCCATTGGGACAGCGAAACCGATGAAAATGAGCAGTCCGATTCCGGCAGCAACCTTTTTCACCGGATGCCGATTTAGATTTTCAGCGAGAACGGTTCGGAGGCGTCTTTCAATCTTGGAGGAGCGTGCTATCGCGACAGCCGCACGCGCCGTCACCTTTGCTATTTTCACATTGCGTGTAATATCAAGCAGAAGTTGCGCGTACTTGGTTGATTGATACCCAGCGTTTAGTACTTGGTCGTCGCACGCTTGTTCTGCTTCTATCCGCATCCGATGTGCTGCAAACCATACGAACGGATTAAACCAGTAGACTGCACACGTTACCTGTGCGACCATCTGCATCGTCCAATCCCATCGTTTGATATGTGCCAATTCGTGTAGGAGAACAGCGCGAAGTCGCTCGGTTTGCCATTGATCCGCATCAACCGGCAGCAAGATTACAGGACGTAAGAAACCCCAAACTATTGGTACTGTAATCCTATTGCTGAGACGGACATTTGTTCGTTGGTTCCAATTGGATCGGCACTTCTCGGCAGCACGGCTAAAATTGTTACCACGAGCAGAGATATGCCAGACAGCACCGATTCCAACAATCAAACGGATGAGAAGAAACAAACCAGCACCTGCCCAGATTATCGCCATCCAGTCTGTCCAATGCAGTGTGGTAAGGGGACCGCTCTGAACTGTCACAGAGTTAGGTTGAGGCTGTATTGATGTGATTGGTATTGACGATACCGGCTTTGGTGACAATTGGCTCTGTGCAATTGAAACTGGTGCTTCTGCCGGTAGAATACCGAGCTCCCACTTCGGGAGCACGAAAGAAAACAGTGGGACGGTGAGGCATCCGACAATTGCCATGCTCCAAACGAAACCGCGCACCGCCGCCGATTTACGACGAAGGCAAAATGCGAATAAACCCGCAACGGCGAAAATAACCAAACTTTTCATCGTAGTGTCAACGAGAAATTTCAGCAATGGGTCTGCATAGAGTGTCTCAATGAATCGCATCATGACGAGGTGCCTCCTTTTTTCGCTTGTTCAATGAGTTGGCTTAAACGATCGAGTTCCTCATCCGAGAGGTCAACTTCGGAAACCAGTGCTATAACCGTTTTCTCAATGGATTTATCAAAAAAAGTCTGAAAAATCTGTTTGAGCGCGGAACGTCCTACAAGATGGCGGGGTTGCGTTGGACGATAGATATAACGTTTGCCATCTTTTTCGTGGATGAGGTACCCCTTCTCCTCCAAGATTCCCAACAGTGCCCGAACTGTAGAGTAGGTTGGCGGATCCGGGAGATCTTTGAGCACATCGGCAACGGAAACGCGACCGTGTTGATAGACGATATCCATGATTTGCCGTTCCCGGCGACTCAGTTTGACGGTCCCGTAGTCTTCCATTTTTTCACCCCTTTTCGTAATATGCTAAAATTTTAGCATTTACAGAAAACTATGTCAAGGAAAAATGCTAAAATTTTAGCATAAATTAACGCATTATCACCTAATCTGATAGAAGAGCTTCAATCAGCCAAATTAACGGCTGTCCATCTATGATATTTGAACTACCAAAGTTGTATTGCCAATAGCCGTTTCTATCAATGAAAATAAATTTTGGAATGGCTCTGACTTTATATGCCTTAGCTACCTCCCGAGTGGGATCAAGCAAAACGGGCCAAGGTGGCTGATGTTCGTCTAAAGACTTCCGCACTTGTTGAGGGGTTTCCCCATCATTGACACCCCAAATGACGAAATCTTTGGTCTTGCTAAAATGCTCGTAGATGAGTTTGAGTTGAGGAACTGCCATGTTGCACGGTCCACACCACGATGCCCCAACATCCAGCAAAACAACCTTGCCTAACATCTCTGATAGTGTGTAGGTCTCCCCTTCCAGAGTTTCTAACCGAAAATCCGTTGCTTTCTCATTCAATCTGTTCGTGATAAATTTCTGACGGATATTTTCGCGGTCCGCATCTTCTCGGATCCGGTATTCGGCTTCGGTTTCTTTGAGGAATGCCTCAAACGTATCGGTGGTTTCTCCTCGCGCCATTTGCTGATAAACACGTTCCAATCCCACCTGACCTTCGGTATGAGGTGTAGGCGCGAAGGAGGCATTGGCGTAGTAATGCCGTGCTGGTTCCCATTCTCCAATTCCTTCTGCCGACCGGCCCAACATATAGAAGTAATTTATACTATCCTCTTTAAACCTTGTCCAGAGGGATTCCAGAAAATCGGGTGCGTTTGCGAGAAGTCCATCGTATGCTTCTCGCCATCGTCCCTGCTGAAGGTGGATTTCAGCGCGTAAACGCGAGATGTCCTTGTGCACTCCTTCGACAGATCCTTCGTTGTTTTCGACGAGCCACGTCTGTTCCTCTTTCTCCTCTAATCTGATTTCAGCGCGTTCTAAAATTTCCAACGCTTTGTCTAATCGATTGTTAAACTTCAACCGCCGTTCAACCGCTTCAATATAAGCCCAACCGAGGAACTGCTGTGTCTCTCGGCACATAAAAAGATGTGCTTTCAGGAGTCCGTCAATAAGTTCGTCAATGTAGTCATCACTTGCCAGATCGCGATCCTGCTCGACTAACTTCAGCATTTTTTCATAAGCCATCATATACCAAGAAGATGGGCCATCTGAGACGGTGCACTCATTAATGATGCGTTGGTAATAGTGCCACTCTTGATCCGTGCCTTCGCTCCGTTGTGCTAATCCCAACAGTGCTGTCAGGTAAAGTTTGGTTTTAGGATATTGCAACATCTTATCAAACAAACTGTTTGGGACATTCTTTGCACGGCCGGGAAGTTTCTTATATCCCCAGCAGGCAGTGTATAATAACTCCGAGGTTTCTGGTTGTGTCCGCAGTAAGGTTTCGATTTCAGGTACAATCCTTTTCTTTGCGACTTCTTCTGAAAACATTTCGGCGATGAGTCTCCATCGAGAATCGTAAGCCTCCAAATCCGGCGGATCGGATTTTAGGACGCGGTTACTGATCTCTAAAGCCTTATCGAATTCACCGGACCTGTGGTAGTTCTTAATCTGTGTTACCAAATCTTGTTGATGCTTATCATCTGACATGTGTTGCCTCCCTTATAAATTTTGACGTTCAAGTTGGGTAAATCTAAGTGTATTTTTCGTCCCTTGTAGGGGCAGCCCTTGTGGCTGCCTAAATGGTTTGTGGTTAAAGTTCAAACTCTCTGGATAATATTACTCTTGGATGCACGTTATAGTGAAATCCGAAAATATGTTTACAGTTCGTCAGGAAACAAACGCCCTGCTGCCGCTGGCGAGGTTTGTAACCTCGCCCTTGCGTTGGTGTGTAGATAATTACGGGTTTTACTATAAATGCAGGTAATATGCTAATATTTTAGCACTTAGAGAAAATGATGTCAAGAAAAAACGCTAAGAATTTAACATAAATTAATTAGATTTCAACACGCACAAACGCGAGATAGGCACCCGCCAGCAAAACTACGACAAACAGCGTCAACAGCAACAACTCCGTCGCAGCGGTATTGAAATCCTTACCGATGTTGCGTGTGTCTTCAAATCTTGGGACCGCCTCGGGATTGATGGGTTTCTGGGACATCCCCTCGCGAACGCCCATGATATGGCGGCTCTCTGGATCGCCTCTCTCCATATCTACGACGAATTCTCGGTATTCACGGGCGTAACGCTGAGCATTCTCAGTAAATTGCTGGTACCTATCCAGACCTGTTCCGGCAAACGCCTCAAGCAGATGTTGGAGGAGTGCCGCGGGTGAGATACGGGTGATCGCACGCGCACGTTGAACTTGGGTAATTTTAAAGGTTAAGTACTCCCCAGCCACGCGCTCGTCGCTTATTGCTATTTTGGTGTGCCACTCCCCTCTTATCCTTAGCATTTTTTCGTCATTTGACTGGTACCAAGCGTATCGCCAAGTTCTCCGAAGTTTGTGATAACTTTGGCCGTATCGGTCAAAATATTCATGGCGAGACATAGATGATGAAAAGCCGCTCGCAAGTGCGGCGAGCGTACTCGGCATAAAAGCGACAAAAGTGACCCATGTCAACAGAAGTATCACAAGACTCACGGCACTCCGTTGCACACGCGCCGAGACTAACAACCCTAACGCCAGAAACAGACACGTGTACAAAAGCGCGATAAAGAGAATGATACCTATACGTCCCCACGCTTGGATATTCAGGTGAACAGCACTTGCCGAGGAAAGCATCAAAAGGTTCACCAACACAGCAAGCATAAAGGGAATGCTCGTACTGATCAATGCCCCCAAAAACTTACCGATCAGCACCGTATGCCGAGGGATTGAATTCGCCAACATTAATCGGAGCGTGCCGTGCTCGCGTTCGCCGGAGATCGCATCAAAAGTGAAAATAAGTGCGATGAGACTCAAGACATAACCGATGATGAATACCCAATCGATTTGGGAAACGTCGGGTCCAACATTCTTCATATTTATGTTGACATCTGGATAGGTCAGTCTCCAGAATCCCCTGCTACCATGAGGGCTGTCAACCCTATCGGGTAAAAGGACTTCGCCACCCGCTGCGCAGAAATGGAGCGGC
It encodes:
- a CDS encoding redoxin domain-containing protein, which produces MSDDKHQQDLVTQIKNYHRSGEFDKALEISNRVLKSDPPDLEAYDSRWRLIAEMFSEEVAKKRIVPEIETLLRTQPETSELLYTACWGYKKLPGRAKNVPNSLFDKMLQYPKTKLYLTALLGLAQRSEGTDQEWHYYQRIINECTVSDGPSSWYMMAYEKMLKLVEQDRDLASDDYIDELIDGLLKAHLFMCRETQQFLGWAYIEAVERRLKFNNRLDKALEILERAEIRLEEKEEQTWLVENNEGSVEGVHKDISRLRAEIHLQQGRWREAYDGLLANAPDFLESLWTRFKEDSINYFYMLGRSAEGIGEWEPARHYYANASFAPTPHTEGQVGLERVYQQMARGETTDTFEAFLKETEAEYRIREDADRENIRQKFITNRLNEKATDFRLETLEGETYTLSEMLGKVVLLDVGASWCGPCNMAVPQLKLIYEHFSKTKDFVIWGVNDGETPQQVRKSLDEHQPPWPVLLDPTREVAKAYKVRAIPKFIFIDRNGYWQYNFGSSNIIDGQPLIWLIEALLSD
- a CDS encoding BlaI/MecI/CopY family transcriptional regulator — protein: MEDYGTVKLSRRERQIMDIVYQHGRVSVADVLKDLPDPPTYSTVRALLGILEEKGYLIHEKDGKRYIYRPTQPRHLVGRSALKQIFQTFFDKSIEKTVIALVSEVDLSDEELDRLSQLIEQAKKGGTSS
- a CDS encoding TlpA disulfide reductase family protein, translated to MLNTHFVNVWVLLRELPELQAGTKGASAAALATKLRQHYTDSVDILTLTPDLEVLGHLHNMSLFHPYYLPRSERIPRYLELLKSSAGVEVAAQKPSKKPNEANIEKSIADLEARLQQHPDNESFFYIYRILIRLYIKAGRENDIDQLIERFKIFFNPKSLIAEIHEELGNTELAMEYRSKVTPPLALLGKPVPNFSATDLDGKPISLQQHRGKVVLLDFWAVWNSFCISDILNVKRIYDTYKDQGFAVIGISLDTDETKLRNYLKENDIRWQQIYSGKERQCPLVKQHNVKSIPARWLIDRDGTLIAHEANHKLISREGRQANLEKLVAAAGSDKPKNQ
- a CDS encoding redoxin domain-containing protein, translating into MKAILTVAMILSLLMASANADTPAEKPSEDLTEAQSQKNIEICTQNLVAIGKAVEAYKKEHGDFPEWLSELHPKYLPDANLLLCPADELGGKPIFTSNADPKMPVSYGYQFHPEYRAMKSEERVVYGDVIPLARCRHHKNQAFTVLNLSFAFKVFWSSGVYTSEEIYGSPEAAITALEETLERHPDDPRFFEIYPRLISLYTKVGNEQSANAIVERLKSYKTTDIDYYRMLFEVLARAERYEEMLEIFKEAEQQLPDAQPIHARLAYIYRRLGNTELADVYDRKADPKYELWGKSVPDFSAIDLDGNPISLQDYRGKVVLLDFWAVWCGPCIAEMSNVKKVYDTYKDQDFDIIGVSLDDEEPKLRDYIKENNIQWRQIFDRARGEDSLVRQYGIRGIPAPWLIDRDGKLISHKARGEDLERLVVEALKDKPEDR
- a CDS encoding sugar phosphate isomerase/epimerase, whose amino-acid sequence is MKLGVSTYSYWHFKSERVPIEHVIEEAARLELNGVEILHQQMASEANPYLQKLKRLAFIHGLDLYALSIHQGFVSPDEATRQKNINHTIHCIRLAHELGIPAIRLNSGRWGTVPSFNELMKTEGQEPTLPGHTEDEAFEWVIASIEKCLPDAEKYGVVLGLENHWGLTCTPEGVNRIVSAIDSEWLKVTMDCGNFLSDPYQKLEQIADEAVLVHAKTYYGGGEWYTLELDYAKIINILRNAGFQGYISIEFEGKAHANIGVPQSVAMLRDALP
- a CDS encoding redoxin domain-containing protein → MMRFIETLYADPLLKFLVDTTMKSLVIFAVAGLFAFCLRRKSAAVRGFVWSMAIVGCLTVPLFSFVLPKWELGILPAEAPVSIAQSQLSPKPVSSIPITSIQPQPNSVTVQSGPLTTLHWTDWMAIIWAGAGLFLLIRLIVGIGAVWHISARGNNFSRAAEKCRSNWNQRTNVRLSNRITVPIVWGFLRPVILLPVDADQWQTERLRAVLLHELAHIKRWDWTMQMVAQVTCAVYWFNPFVWFAAHRMRIEAEQACDDQVLNAGYQSTKYAQLLLDITRNVKIAKVTARAAVAIARSSKIERRLRTVLAENLNRHPVKKVAAGIGLLIFIGFAVPMGTMRLTQAANTEEVLHQQIQGTSNSQPTPEELLSKSEAHSQASGLDQDEKHTEICTQNLLAIGKAIQAFQKEHNDFPQWLSDLHPKYLADANNLLCPADTKGGKPLFLINADPKMPVSYGYQFHTGYRERTRENLAIYGDVIPLARCRHHTNQSFACLNLSFSLKVYQSSNVWEQTPEEMYGTPEETIIALEAGLQQQQERQLDNHLAFHLYSSLVRLYIEVGRQEDANRLINRFKSAIKPDDLQAHFLLSRMLEMANRDEEVLAVFEKFEKRHPNNRYALAELARIHEEFGNSDLAAEYRQKADPMSELVGKVVPDFSATALDGKPISLQQYRGKVILLDFWGIWCGFCLAEMPNVKRVYNTYKDQGFDIIGVNLDTDETRLRNYLKENEIQWRQIFSGQKWKSPLVQQYHIRSIPAPWLIDRDGTLISREARGMKLERLVIEALKDKTANE